One Ktedonobacteraceae bacterium genomic window carries:
- the recR gene encoding recombination mediator RecR → MSNLAPPVAALIEEFSKLPGVGVKTAQRLTFFILRSPTDQARRLAEAIMRVKESIIYCSRCFNITETDPCITCSNPNRDQEIICVVEEPLDVLALEKTGVYKGLYHVLHGALSPVEGIGPKDLRIDELLQRVRGGTVREVILATNPNFEGEYTANYLQKELKPFNVRVTGLARGLPIGGDLEYADEGTLSRALEGRRDM, encoded by the coding sequence ATGAGCAATCTCGCGCCGCCTGTAGCGGCACTGATCGAAGAGTTTTCCAAACTGCCCGGTGTTGGTGTCAAGACCGCGCAGCGCCTCACCTTTTTCATCTTACGTAGTCCTACCGACCAGGCGCGCCGCCTGGCCGAAGCCATTATGCGCGTCAAAGAGAGCATTATCTACTGCTCGCGCTGCTTTAATATTACCGAAACCGATCCCTGTATCACGTGCAGCAATCCCAACCGCGACCAGGAAATCATCTGTGTGGTGGAAGAGCCGCTCGATGTGCTTGCCTTAGAGAAAACTGGCGTCTATAAGGGACTGTATCATGTGCTTCACGGGGCGCTCTCGCCTGTCGAGGGCATCGGGCCGAAAGATTTGCGCATTGACGAACTGCTGCAACGCGTGCGTGGAGGCACGGTGCGCGAGGTAATTCTGGCGACCAACCCCAATTTCGAGGGAGAATATACTGCCAATTACTTGCAGAAAGAGTTGAAGCCTTTCAACGTGCGGGTTACAGGGCTTGCACGTGGCCTACCGATTGGCGGCGACCTGGAATATGCCGATGAAGGCACGCTGAGCCGCGCGCTGGAGGGCAGGCGTGACATGTAG
- the recA gene encoding recombinase RecA, producing the protein MADRGSTVVSTATTEREKAIEQALSQIERRFGKGAIMKLGEVSKIHVEVIPTGSIALDLALGVGGIPRGRITEIYGPESSGKTTLCQHIIANAQRAGGYAAFVDAEHALDRTYAARCGVDTNNLLISQPDTGEQALEIVDALVRSNAIDVVVIDSVAALTPRAEIEGEMGDSHVGLQARLMSQAMRKLTSAISSSNTAVVFTNQLREKVGVMFGNPETTSGGKALKFYASVRLDIRRTDTIKQGQDVMGSRTRVRVVKNKVAPPFRVAEFDIMYSEGISREGGLIDLGLEMGLVKKSGAWFNVGDIRLGQGRENAKEFLRQNSDVASALEEQIRGNMNSFRVGEVDGEEEEEEETLEEV; encoded by the coding sequence ATGGCCGACCGAGGCAGTACTGTCGTTTCTACTGCCACTACCGAGCGAGAAAAGGCTATAGAGCAAGCCTTGAGTCAGATCGAACGCCGCTTTGGTAAGGGCGCCATCATGAAGCTAGGCGAAGTATCAAAGATTCACGTTGAGGTCATTCCTACCGGGTCTATCGCGCTCGACCTCGCCCTCGGCGTCGGTGGTATCCCACGCGGGCGCATTACAGAAATTTATGGGCCTGAGTCATCCGGTAAGACAACGCTTTGCCAGCATATTATCGCCAACGCCCAGCGCGCCGGTGGATATGCTGCCTTTGTCGACGCGGAACACGCGCTTGATCGCACCTATGCCGCCCGTTGTGGCGTCGATACCAATAACCTGTTGATCTCGCAGCCCGATACCGGTGAGCAAGCATTGGAAATCGTGGATGCTCTTGTGCGTAGCAACGCGATTGACGTGGTCGTTATCGACTCTGTCGCGGCGCTTACTCCTCGTGCCGAGATCGAGGGTGAGATGGGCGATTCTCACGTTGGTTTGCAGGCCAGGTTGATGAGTCAGGCCATGCGCAAGCTCACCTCGGCTATTAGCAGCTCCAATACGGCCGTCGTTTTCACGAACCAGCTGCGTGAGAAGGTCGGAGTGATGTTCGGCAATCCTGAGACCACTTCCGGCGGTAAAGCCCTGAAATTTTACGCTTCGGTACGCCTCGATATTCGCCGTACCGATACCATCAAGCAGGGCCAGGATGTGATGGGAAGCCGCACCCGCGTGCGCGTCGTCAAAAACAAAGTCGCGCCCCCATTCCGCGTGGCCGAATTCGACATCATGTACAGCGAAGGTATTTCTCGCGAGGGTGGGCTGATTGACCTCGGCCTGGAGATGGGCCTTGTGAAGAAGAGTGGCGCGTGGTTCAATGTCGGTGACATCCGTCTCGGCCAGGGGCGAGAAAACGCGAAGGAATTCCTGCGCCAGAACAGTGATGTTGCCTCCGCCCTCGAAGAGCAGATTCGCGGCAACATGAATTCGTTCAGAGTGGGTGAAGTCGACGGGGAGGAAGAAGAGGAAGAAGAGACTCTGGAAGAAGTGTAA
- a CDS encoding acetate uptake transporter: MMKDYNTTPATSTTPVTQETTTRVDTIVTNVASPAPLGLNVLAFATAIVGCFYTGFIIPYENAGMRPAVGVVLFILGVILVLAGMWEYRKNSMLMATLFTSYGGFLGAIGLIFIPNFGILAALNSTGDMHFALGLFFLCWTIFSGIVLIGTLRSNAALIASVALLFVSYLLLTIGQLASNSYGVVHAGGWVAIACAVVAWLAGLTSILAARAPYGIFRLPIDRRVAPIE, from the coding sequence ATGATGAAAGATTACAACACAACACCTGCAACATCTACAACACCCGTAACGCAGGAAACAACGACACGTGTTGACACCATTGTCACCAATGTTGCCAGTCCTGCGCCGCTTGGCCTGAACGTACTCGCATTCGCAACAGCGATTGTCGGTTGTTTTTATACCGGCTTTATCATTCCCTATGAAAATGCGGGCATGCGCCCGGCAGTGGGAGTCGTACTCTTCATCCTGGGCGTCATCCTGGTGCTCGCCGGAATGTGGGAATATCGCAAGAATTCCATGCTCATGGCGACCCTCTTCACCTCCTATGGCGGCTTCCTTGGCGCCATTGGTCTGATCTTTATTCCGAACTTTGGCATCCTGGCAGCTCTCAACAGCACCGGCGATATGCATTTTGCGCTTGGCCTGTTCTTCCTGTGCTGGACGATTTTCTCAGGGATAGTACTCATCGGAACACTGCGGTCAAATGCCGCATTAATCGCATCGGTCGCACTGCTCTTCGTCTCCTACCTCCTGCTCACAATCGGACAATTGGCTTCGAACAGCTACGGTGTTGTACACGCCGGAGGTTGGGTAGCGATTGCTTGCGCGGTGGTTGCCTGGCTTGCTGGCCTGACCAGCATCCTCGCCGCCAGAGCTCCCTATGGGATCTTCAGACTGCCAATCGATCGCCGTGTAGCACCCATTGAGTAA